The Nicotiana tomentosiformis chromosome 9, ASM39032v3, whole genome shotgun sequence genome contains the following window.
ttgagagccattgtttcacctacaattgtttcaccaaaaatattagtaacacggaaggaaaagaagacaattcacacacaaaacaaaatatatagctaaattcatttttatgcaccccggcaatggcgccaaaaattgatctcgtccaagttaCACCTCTATTTGATGTTATGAAACAATCGATGCAACAGTAATACCCGAcagagagtcggggtcgaattccataTGGAGCTATATAAATGGGATTTAGAAGTATATATTGTGGTGAATGAGCTTGAACTATCttaaattacacttccacaagatTTGGTTGATTCTAGATCTAgtttaaactaagattgcaagataaatacttaaaactaagaaattgtttttgttgttgcttTCAAATATTGTAAAAggtctagggctatgaccttcacctaggtgtttaccTAATAGGTTGTAAACTGTAAAGCTTgtttcgttggtcggggtgtattataactatcaacacttaagtacccactcaatacatCTCGGTAAGAGAgcggttttgcccaatttggctttctcaagtccaaatgggcattgaacaaaatagttgacaaaatgctcaagtcgggttttactatctctaggttcaaccctttaattaggactatcaatctcttgattttatcccaaattcttgttagccaagttttcctagactaagtctctctttctcaagaagagaccaagtcaaataggcatgaactaatgtttacaaccattaattctacaatcaaAAGCAAGagcaaggctaaataataaactccCAACTataaacaagccataaatcaaacacccattaggttaaCACACTagtgttgggtcacaaccctagttagaaatctagctactcataatgggtatagaagaaataaagaagaaaagatgataaaactcatattgcaagattaaaagataaaaattcaATGTTAAATCACAAAAGTAAGATAAAGTTACCTAAAGAAGCAAGTAAAAACGGCTACAGGTCTTTCAATatttcaaacttgacctaatttcgtgaaactagtctatttatacaaagctgaaatttttgtggaccgcacatttctgagtgcggccgcgtaGCTGATTTCTacagccgcacaattattgtgcggtccgcattcctTTTTGAGCTTGAAATGAGACTCTCTGAACATTAGCTCTTGCATAGCTTCTGTGgctgcacaataattgtgcggtccgcactttgcacttgGACTCTGTTAAATTTCCTtcacattctgcggccgcagatgaaaatttgcggtccgcacttgagcttctgtacctgatttttgtccttgagttcagatcactccattttgagttagatttcatcttagtggctcattttccaatactcctgcaattaATCATATTTCagcagttttcgggaatacaattaaatacttttggactaaaacgagaGCTAAAAAGCACTAATAAgttatcaaaatttccacttatCAATAAGCGCATTAGAGTGCATCATTATGATGATCCCcgtttgcttatccttaaggatacagtgcGGCACAGTGGTGTCAAGCAGGTTATAGTTGGAGGTGatggggttttgaggatgcaggatcgtatttgtgtgcccaatgtggatgggcttcgtgagttgattcttgagaaggcccacagttctcggtattccattcatctgggttcctctaagatgtatcaggacttgcggaagtattattggtggaagaggatgaagaaggatatagttgcatatgtagcttggtgtctaaattgtcagcaagtaaagtatgagcattaaAGGCAtgttggtttgcttcagaggttatagattcctgagtgaaaatgggaacatatcactatggattttgttattggactcTCACAAACTCAAAAGAAGTTCGACGCGatataggtcattgtggacaagttgagcaagtcggcacatttcattcaagtggaagttacctattcttcaaagtggttagctgagatctacatccgcgagatcgttcgtcttcacggtgtgcccgtgtctatcatttttgatcgagatATACAGTTCACCTTGGACTTCTTGAGGGTcatacagcgtgagttgggcaagCGGGTTGAGTTGCATATAGCATTTCATCCCGAGACGgatagacagtccgagcgcactattcagatattagaggatatgtgtcgcgcttgtgttatggattttgtgggttcttgggatcagttcttgccacttgcaaagtttgcctacaacaacagctaccagtcgagcattcagatggccccctATGAGGCATTGTacgggaggcggtgtcgttcgccAATTAGATGGTTCGAGccaggggaggctcggttgttgggtacagatttggtacaggatgccttggataaggttaaaattattcaggattgactttgcaccgctcagtctaggtagaagagttatgtggaccgtagagttcgtgatgttgcattcatggttagagataGGGTATTGCTCAGGGTTtcaccatgaagggtgtgatgaggttcggaaagaagggcaagttgagccctaggtacatcggaccctttgagattcttgagagagtgggtgaggtggcctacaagcttgcattgtcacctagtttatcagcagtccatccggtgttccatgtgtccatgctccggaggtatcacggtgatccgtcccatgtgttagatttcagctcaatccaattggacaaggatttgacttatgaggaggatccggtggctattctagcccggcaggtccgacatttgaggtctaagagttatccttcaattcgagggcagtagagaggtcagccgatcgaggcagccatttagccttcctcgatttgtgtgcacagtctATGTCGTTTTACGAAAGGTTTTTAGGTGAAACAATTGGCGAAAAATGggaaatcgtgccttaaaactcatttgagttgactttggtcagcgtattgagaaaacggacccggataagtattttgatggtcctgatgggtctgtatcgtgatttggaacttgagcGTATGcacggaatcgaattcggaagtccctagcctgATTTATCATAATTTGTTAAAAACTAGAAGCTTAATGGTTTAAAGAAATTcaaagtttgaccgtagtttgacttagTTTCTAAcggatccgtattttagtttcataacttggtataagttcattacagtatttatgacttgtctgtaaaatttggtgcaaatcgaagttgatttgccgtgattcggacatccggttgagaaattgcatgttcttaagttttattgaaaatttcatttgttttggtatctgattcattgtcctatgtgttattttggtgttttgattgcgcgagggagttcgtatggtgttattatacttgtgtgtatgtttggtttggagcccgaggggctcggatgagttctggataggctacggagtggttTTTGACAGAGTAATAGCTGATGCATTTTGTTTCTGGTGCTgggctgcagatctcgcatttgcgaggtctgtcttgcaaatgcgagcctcgcttttATGATCACACCATCatatttgcgagcatgggctgggGACTGGggtcctcgcatttgcgagttttctatcgcatttgcgatagtgtcatgttcgcatttgcgaacaaattgTATGCATTTGCACTGGCGGCAGAGGTGTGAATTCTTCTCATTTGTGAGGACTTTTTCACATTTGCGGATTTCGCAATTGTCGCATTTGCTACTTCTGCGCCAGGTCAAAAGCTAAGAAAAACGggaattagctcatttctttcaaactctcaaccctaaacaccttgGAGGCGATTTTCCCAAGAGACTTTCTTCCTATATTctttggtaagcaactttaataTATATGTTTTTCAATTACCCaatacatttcataagttttcaataTTTAATCTAGAATTttaatggtagaaattagggatttgatagaattagggatttttataaatttggaatttagacctcgaattgaggttggatttcgaaacaaatcacataatcaggctcgagggtgaatgggtaatcaggttttggtccaaagcttattttgaatcgtttggttaataAATTGcaagatttgattggtttggagacttATTCGAAGGGAAGGCCGTGGTTGAACCTTCAGTTGATTGCAgaatgaggtaagtgttgggtctaaccttgatttgagggaatagggACCCTTGAACTATGTGcaatgtgaatttcatgtgtagcagcgtatatgcgaggtgatgagtgtatatacgccgtcaattGCTTGGTTCCATGTCTActcgtatttcattaattatattattCCATGTCTTGATTGTTACATGCCTTGATTGCTTCCTATGCCTtaacttgctatttgtcattattaTTCTCACATTAAAAGTATTAATTTCtttcatgattccataattaattgctacttgccttaattgtcttacttgtacccTTTAACAGTCGTGTATTTGACTTGTCTTGCTGCTCAGTATTAATTGTAGTCTTTCTTGATATAGTACGAGATTCTTTCTTGATTTGTAGCTTTCATATtcgttaatcgtagagattcttgtggttcgagttgttaaattgattgcacttattgatttatttatgaaTCCGATTGCATGCCGcacaggtggaataagggaggatttatattgatacggtgggatcaggttgcgcgccacaacTAAAATAAAGGAGGTTTGatacggtgaaataagggagaattATGATATCGACTCTGATGAtgtggtgggatcgggttgcgtgccgaaacatatatatttacttattattattattattgatatttacatgATGGAATAATGGAGGATCGTGTTGTACGGTGGtatcgggttgtacgccacaacagTTTATGTGTTACATAttccttattgtattgtgttggcttcggtGCTTTCGCACGAGACTCTGAGGATCGGCACTTCTAGTATTTACTGGTTTTCTTTGGggattgagttattttcatgagttTAACTACCTTATTTTGTTTCCGTATTTTCCTTTTCTGTCATTATTTTTTACTACGTGCAGGctattgtaagtgacccgtcttagcctcgtcactacttcatcgaagttaggctcgacacttacaaagtacatgggaTCAGCTGTCCTCAGCGCAAGATCGAAATCTATTCGTATAAGCGTTAGTTCtgcttctttctctttctttgttCGTGATTTGCtttcttcttttactttctttaTTCGATTTTCATTTTTGCTCCAAATATCCGGCCATTCAGCCCctcttccttttatttatttgcttacTTCTTACTTTCCTGTTTCACTTTTAATTATGTCCTGCCTCCTCAATTGAGAAGGcgttttttatttcttctttttcccttttagtttctcttttttgttttactTTCTTCTCCCCAAATTCATTTTACTTATATTTGATTTTGTAGAAATAGTGGGTTAATAGGAAAAATCTAGGAGTAAAATCTGATGTTCAATTTTTAAATTCTTACTGTAAATTTGTAGAATTCTTAGCTAATCAGATCGAGCAACATGCAGATTAATGTACTATCATTTATATCTTAGGCATAGATTATGTATTGAGGAGAGGAAATAGGAAGAAAGGAGTCGTGTGTCTTAAAATGAAAGTCTCTTACAATTAGGTACTTAACAGTGCATTTATAACAAGCTTTGCACTGTTAAGTAACCACCCTAACCAACTAGTCTCTTCTAACTTTCTTAATTGCTAAAAAACCCCTAACTACTCAAGTCATCATTCTTGCACTTcaatactccccctcaagctggagaGTGAAAGACATTTAACACTCCCAGCTTGGATAATAACAGGTGATGATGTGTAGCTCCTAATCCTTTGGTCATCAAATCTGCTAGTTGTTATTTGGTGGACACATATTCGGTAGTGATTAGTCCTGTCTTGATCCTTTCCCTAACAAAATGGCAATCAATTTCTATATACTTGGTTCTCTCATGAAATATGGGATTGGCTACTATTTGCAAAGCAACTTTGCCGTCACAGTGTAAATGCACTAGTTTAATCACAATATTTTTCAGTTCTTCTAGCAATCCAACCATCCAAACTGCCTCTGTAATTGCTGCAGCCATGCTCCTATATTTTGCTTCTGCTGAGCTTCTGGTGATTGTTTGTCGCTTCTTGGACTTCCAGGACAGTAGAGAGTCTCCTAGTTTGACAATGTATCCCGTAGTTGATCTTCTAGTATATGGGCAAGTTGTCCAGTCTGAATCATAAAATACTGTAGAGTTGTTTGCTTCACCTTTCTTCAGCAGTATACCTAAGCCTGGGGATCTCTTGATGTACCTCACCACTCTTAAGGTTGCATCTAAGTGTGATTGTTTAGGATTCTGCATAAATTGACTCAACACTTGCACAGCAAAGATTATATCTGGCCTTATGATGGTCAAATAAAGTAGCTTTACTATCAACTTTTGGTATTTTCCTGCATCCTCCAATTGCTTATCTTCTGTGTTCCCAATATGGTTGTCATAGTCCACAATAGTTAGCTTATGATTGAGCTCTATTGGAGTTGCAACTGGCCTGCACCCACTCAAACCTGCCTCTGAAATAAGCTTCGTCGCATATTTCCTCTAGTTCAATACAATTCCTCCTTGTGATCTTAGAACCTCTATTCCAAGTAAGTATCTCAGTTCCCCTAAGTCCTTCATTTTGAAATTATGATGAAGAGTCTTCTTTACTTCTGTAATCATATTGTGAGAGTTCCCAGTATCAACAAATCATCCACATATACCAAGATGATCACAATGTTCTTACCATATTTCTTGTTAAAAAATGAGTGATCATATGATCTTTGAGAGTAGCCAGCTTACATTAAAGCATTTGTAAGCTTAATGTTCCATTGCCTCGAGGCTTATTTCAAACCATAGAGGGATTTCAACAATCTACACACCTTATACTCCCCCTGTTTGTGAAATCCCAGAGGGAGATCCATATAGACTTATTCCGTGAGGTCACCTTGTAAGAAGGCATTATTGATATACATTTGAAACAATGGCCAACATTTAGAAGCAGCAACACTGATAATTGTTCTCATTGTCACTATTTTAGCTACAGGTGAGAAAGTCTCATGGTAATCCAATACCGCTTGTTGTGTGTAGCCTTTAGCCACTAATCTAGCTTTGAACCTGTCCACCTCTCTATTTGCcttgtattttattttgtataCCTATTTTGAGCCTATACCTTGCTTCCTAATAGAAAGGTCTACAATCTCCCAAGTGTGATTATCTTCTAATGCTTGTATTTTCTGTTCCACTGCTTCTATCCATTGTGGATCCTGTGCTGCCTCTTTGAAGGATTTAGGTTCCACAAGAACTGAGAAAGCTTGTAAATAAGCTTGATATGATGTGGTAAGATGGTCATACCTAACATGATTGAAAATTGGAAACCTGCAATTCCCAGAAAGCTTTATAGTAGTCACATAGTCCTCCATCCATATGGGGGGAGTTGTCTTTATGGGTTATCTTTGAACAGGTTGTGTAGATAAGTTTGTTATTGGTGGTGCATGAACTTGCTCAATAACAAGCTCCACATGAAGAGCTTCCTCTGACCCCTCTTTTAATGCTGAACCTAGAGTATCTGTCAGGTCCATATGCTCTAGTAGTGCAGGGATTGTGGCTACTTCTCCTTGTTCCAAGTCTGTAGGGGCATGATCATTTGCAGGCGAATCAATGTCATCCTGATTCATAGATGAACCAGTGTCTTCTTAATTTACACCTTGTATATGTGTTGAAACATGAATAGACTATTCTGCTGAGATGGGCAATTGGAGAAATATATCATCAGCTTCAACTCATGTATCCTTGAAAGGAAATCTGCCCTCTTGAAACACCATATCCCTGCTTACAAAAAATGATTTTTGTTCAAGGTCATACAGTATGTAGCCCTTTTGTATTTCTGAGTACCCAATAAATACTGCCTTCCTAGCCCTAGGTGCTAACTTATCTTCCCTAGGAAAGGTTGTTGCATGACATTGGCAACCAAATACCCTCAGGTGATCCACCTCAGGTTCTTTGCCATATAACAGCTCATAGGGAgttcttcccttcaaaactggtGTAGGCAGTCTGTTGATCACATATACTGCAGTCTTAACACAATCACCCCAATACCTTATAGGAACTCCACTTTGAAACTTCAGTGATCTGGCCACCTCTAAGATGTGCATGAGCTTTCTTTCCACATTTCTATTTTGTTGTGATGTATAGGGGCAACTAGTTTGATGAATAATACCATAAGAAGCCAACAAGCTATCACACTGTGCATTACAAAATTTTGTCCCATTGTCAGATCTTAAGTACTTGACACTAACACCAAAGTGATTGTTTATTATCAGTTGAAAGTTTTTCAGAACTACAAATACTTCACACTTTGACTGTATCATACATGCCCATGTGTATCTACTGTAATCATCTACTAttgtaataaaatattatttcctGTCATAGATTGGAACCTTGTATGGTCCCCAAACATCTAAATGAAGAAGTTGGAAGATAGTAGTTGATTTGAAACACTAGTTGGAAATTGTATCCTACATTGTTTTGCAAGAGGACATACATCACAAGTTCATGTTTCTACACTGCTGATTTTATTCTTCAAGGCTGATAAGTGTTGTAATGATCTTATTGAGGCATGACCCATTTTGTAATGCCATAAGACTGTTTCTGCTCCCTCATTTGCAATTGTGCCTGCCACTAGTGCTTTGTTTTCTGCATCCCTTTGCTTTATTATGTACAATCCTTTATGTTCTCTTCCAATCCCCAATACCTTTCTGCTGTAGAGTCCTTGCAACATACAGAAGTCAGGGTAAAAGGCAACTAGACAACTGAGGTCTTTGGTGAGCTTTGACACTGATAGCAAGTTAAATTTTTAAATCCGGTACATAGAGCACATACTTCACTTTCTGATTTCCTAGAATCTGTGCATTTCCTGTATGTGTAATGTTTGATGTCTTCCCTGTTGGCAACTGTACACTTCTATAGCCACCAATGATCTTAAGTGTATCTAGTAAATCCTTATTACAGGTTATGTGATGAGTGGCACCTGTATCTACTATCCAATCTTTTTCTGTGGCATTGGACATTAATGAAACAATACCTACCATGTTTGTGGAACATTTTGCACTTGTAGGTTTGTTCAGCAACAGTCCTACTAGTTGCTTGAACTGTTCTTGTATCAGGTAATGCCCTTGTGGTTGACCTTCAGAGTTGCTGATTTCTTCTGCATTTGCATTGTTGGTAAATATCCTGCTTCCTCCTGCAACATGAGTCTTTTTCTTGCTTTTAAAATCGGCTGGATATCCTACTATTTTGTAGCAATTTTCCTTCAAATGTCCCTTATACCcacagtgttcacatatcatTCCTATCTTCTTAGGTCTGTTGTATCGAGGCTTCCCTGCCATCATAGTCAATGGGTCCTTGTTCATATCAGCCACTCCTAAAGCCCTTTGTCTCTCTTCTTGAGTCACTATGGCATAAGCTTCATTCACAGTGACTACAAGCCTTTTCATCAACACATTGATTCTCATATTACTATAGCTTTCGTTTAGGCCCATAAGAAACTGCAACAAACGTTGTTGTGATAGGTATTCAAGTGATGGCCTAGATTCTTCACAGCCACAACCTGGTTTTGGTACTAGTATGTCTAATTCATTTTCGAATAGTAGGTGATTATAGAATTTGTCCCTTGCCTTAGTGATGCAATTTCTGTCCACAAATGATAGATCCAAGTGAGACTGCATCTGTCAAACCTTTCCTTAAAATTACTCCACACCTTTTTTGCACTTGATACAAACATGATACTCAGTATCAATTCACTCGCAACTGTACTACCTATTCATGACAGCACAATCGCATTGCACTTCTCCCACTGCTCTGCTAATTCACCTCTATACATGCTTTTCACACAACTTCCATCTACAAAACCAAGCTTGCTCTTTCCCCTAACTGCTAGCTTCATTGCCCTGCTCTACAGTGCATAATATTTTGGCCCTGTGAGCTTAATTGGCACTAAAACTAGTCCTGGAGCATATGACGCTCGGAGAAACAACGGATGATTGTGTTCCAGCTGCGTTACTTCATTTCCTGTCATCTTTATAGGTTTCGAGTTTTGTCAATATCAGTTTACCAGTAACTCTGTCGATTCGCCGGAATCTCACTGTGAACTCGTCGGAGAACACTCTGATTTCAGGAgcgctgctctgataccatgtaaattGTGGAATTCTCAGCTAATCAAATCGGGCAACATGTAGATTAATCGACTATCATTTCTATCTAAGGCATAGATTCGGTATCTAGGAGAggagagaggaagaagaagagaggaAAAAAGGAGTCGTGTGTCTTAAAATGAAAGTCTCTTACAATTAGGTACTTAACAGTGCATTTATAACAAACTTTGCATTGTTAAGTAACCACCCTAACCAACCAGTCCCTTCTAACTTTCTTAATTGTTAAATAGCACCTAACTACTCAAACCATCATTCTTGCACTTCAATACTTACCACTATAATTTTGAAATTATGGGTTAAAAATTTAATAAATGTTGAAAATTTGATGATCTTTTACGTATATATTCATGCTCCGAAAACTTAAATTTAGTTGAACACATTGATTATACATTCTATACGCCTACTTGTGCTAAATATAATGGAGCATCCATTACTTCAAAATCCTAGATACGCCACTAAATCTAACCATTATCAATTTAGGTAGCTGACCAATTAAGCTATTAAAATTCTCCCGAAGGAGTAATTATCGTGTTCTTTTAGCATGTATTAGAATGATATTTAGTGTCAATATTTAAAAAATTCATCGCAAGAGATGTCACACCCCCTTTTTTACCCGCAAAATAATATTGTGTGGATTAAaggattttttcaattaaagtgacaaaattgagtagggattattttatttacagagtcgccacttggaattgattttgttggtgttccaagtcaccttttatttgaatccctaatcaatggaagatttgactctattattattggtctgcgaaaacaaagtccgggtaaggaattctgttaaccggggagaaggtgtaaggcattttccgaatcccgtggttctagcacggtcacttttattgactaaaatttagcttgaattatttttggataaagtgtgtattatttgccttaagttactattgtctagtgctacttaataattaataattttggcctaggagcgtgcaagcacacaaagtccttatttgattatatgtattaaaagaAAGAATGtgtcggtacacatggtttaaatacaattaatattgaaaagtcaaggagcgggaatgcacatatgactactttattaaaaacaaaatcgaccaaggaccgtgtatgaatacatggtctacatctcaaacgtgcctaaaattgcctatcgcttaaattaattaaaaagcgcttcttttttatttattacttgttcgactggaaaaaaaatattattattaaaaataattttcaataatGCAAGACATTAAACCCGAGTAGGCTTATGTTAAGCTTTCATGGTATTGgggccacttattttatttaacaaaagacaatttattgattttaaagaaaatgcccatcttgctttctattgtcattgggcctacaaattttagcttatttggaccatgttgcttaagagcctcgatgaccaagacaacacaaaataacaagtattcttctaagcccaaattgcttcttacattgatgtccaaactaaaaattatttttttttataaaagaaacttacatgctaattattatatttttatcttcttaaccaactatttcttaaggactaacagaatatttctactcatctacaccaatcatggcactaatcaaactacactcattaacaacataaaaaccacgactaaatataaaaattacaaaaaaagttAATACTTCATtgctaaagagaagaactatattaagtataatattatgttgactataattcaaaagcatcaaaatatttgaagctagaagggtgtacttaacctcataattggtgaacttcttgctcaaataatatattgcttgttcctttttgcctgtTGCATCATGTTtccccagaacgcatccaaaggaattatccatcaccgatagatataaaaacaaaggcctaccaagTTCAGGTAggaccagtacagggggttttgatagataatctttgatcctgtcaaaagcattttggcaatcgtctgtccacttgattgcagcatcatttttttagcaacttatag
Protein-coding sequences here:
- the LOC138898398 gene encoding uncharacterized protein: MKLAVRGKSKLGFVDGSCVKSMYRGELAEQWEKCNAIVLNCITKARDKFYNHLLFENELDILVPKPGCGCEESRPSLEYLSQQRLLQFLMGLNESYSNMRINVLMKRLVVTVNEAYAIVTQEERQRALGVADMNKDPLTMMAGKPRYNRPKKIGMICEHCGYKGHLKENCYKIVGYPADFKSKKKTHVAGGSRIFTNNANAEEISNSEGQPQGHYLIQEQFKQLVGLLLNKPTSAKCSTNMVGIVSLMSNATEKDWIVDTGATHHITCNKDLLDTLKIIGGYRSVQLPTGKTSNITHTGNAQILGNQKVNRKVLGIGREHKGLYIIKQRDAENKALVAGTIANEGAETCDSLLASYGIIHQTSCPYTSQQNRNVERKLMHILEVARSLKFQSGVPIRYWGDCVKTAVYVINRLPTPVLKGRTPYELLYGKEPEVDHLRDDIDSPANDHAPTDLEQGEVATIPALLEHMDLTDTLGSALKEGSEEALHVELVIEQVHAPPITNLSTQPVQR